Proteins encoded within one genomic window of Paenarthrobacter sp. JL.01a:
- a CDS encoding oxidoreductase: MTTKTALVTGASSGIGEATARKLQALGFTVYGAARRTDRLQSLAADGNRTLAMDVTDDASMRAGIDHIIADAGRIDVLVNNAGYGSYGALEDVDIDEGRRQFEVNVFGAMRLAQLALPHMRAQRSGTIVNITSMGGKIYTPLGGWYHGTKFALEALSDCLRLEVKPFGIDVVVIEPGGIATEWGGIAADFVEETSGNGAYSAQAHAVAKSLRSEANANRNSPPSVVADAVANAVTASKPKTRYAVGFGAKPLIAARGLLTDRQFDAVISRAVGVPTS, translated from the coding sequence ATGACCACCAAAACCGCGCTCGTCACCGGAGCTTCGTCCGGAATCGGGGAAGCTACCGCCCGAAAACTCCAAGCCCTGGGTTTTACCGTTTACGGCGCTGCACGGCGCACCGATCGCCTCCAGAGCCTGGCCGCCGACGGCAACCGTACGCTGGCCATGGACGTCACCGATGACGCCTCCATGCGGGCCGGCATCGACCACATCATCGCCGACGCCGGACGGATCGATGTCCTGGTGAACAACGCCGGCTACGGCTCCTACGGTGCCTTGGAAGACGTCGACATCGATGAAGGTCGCCGCCAGTTCGAGGTGAACGTTTTCGGAGCCATGCGACTGGCCCAGCTGGCCCTGCCCCACATGCGCGCCCAACGCTCGGGGACCATTGTGAACATCACGTCCATGGGCGGAAAGATCTACACGCCATTGGGTGGCTGGTACCACGGCACCAAATTCGCCCTCGAAGCACTGAGCGACTGCCTTCGACTGGAGGTCAAGCCCTTCGGCATCGACGTCGTCGTCATCGAGCCCGGCGGCATCGCGACGGAATGGGGCGGGATCGCCGCGGACTTCGTGGAAGAGACCTCCGGAAACGGCGCCTATTCCGCCCAGGCACACGCGGTTGCCAAGTCGCTGAGGTCGGAGGCGAACGCCAACCGCAACTCTCCGCCGTCGGTGGTCGCCGATGCCGTTGCCAATGCAGTGACGGCGTCGAAGCCGAAGACAAGGTACGCCGTCGGGTTCGGAGCCAAGCCGCTCATCGCCGCCCGGGGGCTGCTGACCGACCGTCAATTCGATGCGGTCATCAGCCGGGCCGTCGGCGTGCCCACCTCTTAG
- a CDS encoding TetR/AcrR family transcriptional regulator, with protein sequence MTNQRPMRADAIRNRAKILEAARTEIAEHGPDVGMEVIAGTAGVAVGTLYRHFPTKTDLVGAVLAEYVERITVEAESARDHAREGRGSPLTVLVSFLREVIRISALNAAAKSAAPALGAAADIDETRAAAALSELIDMGIAAGQVRRDLSVTDIYMLISAAPLDQPEPVRERWAALVLPCLTVDAARSFP encoded by the coding sequence GTGACTAACCAGCGCCCCATGCGCGCCGATGCGATCCGGAACCGGGCGAAGATCCTTGAAGCGGCCCGGACGGAAATCGCGGAACACGGACCTGACGTGGGGATGGAGGTTATCGCAGGTACTGCCGGTGTTGCCGTCGGTACTTTGTACCGGCATTTTCCGACGAAGACAGATCTCGTGGGTGCCGTGCTGGCTGAGTATGTCGAGCGAATAACTGTTGAGGCTGAGTCGGCCCGGGACCATGCCAGGGAAGGGCGTGGATCTCCTTTGACGGTTTTGGTCTCGTTCCTGCGCGAGGTCATTCGGATTTCTGCACTGAATGCCGCCGCGAAATCTGCGGCTCCTGCCCTCGGTGCGGCCGCGGACATTGACGAAACACGCGCGGCGGCGGCGTTGTCGGAGCTCATCGACATGGGCATAGCAGCCGGACAGGTCCGTCGGGATCTCAGCGTCACTGATATCTACATGCTCATTTCGGCGGCGCCCCTGGACCAGCCGGAGCCTGTACGGGAGCGATGGGCCGCGCTGGTTCTGCCATGCCTTACCGTCGACGCCGCACGATCTTTTCCTTAA
- a CDS encoding APC family permease, whose translation MSEPSKTGPSKSDTSGMDEFGYAQTLDRSIGKFASFAAGVSYISILTGVFQLFYFGFSTAGPAYAWSWPIVFVGQLMVALCFAELAGRYPVAGSVYNWAKRLSTGTWAWLAGWLLLLSSIMALGSVALALQITLPQIWSGFQMVGDGTGPYDFAVNGVILASIMIAISTLINAFGVKLMTMINSVGVFVELVAAVLLIVALLWHAVRGPEVLLDTAGFGEGHPLGFFGVFLIAAMASGYVMYGFDTASSLGEETKDPKRTAPKAILRAVTASFLLGGLLLLGGILAAPDLSDPKIGAADGGLQYIVLSVLGGPFGKAFLACIVVAVVVCTLAVHAAAIRMMFAMARDNNLPFSRQLSKVHPTRKTPTVAAIVIGVVAVIPLIVNISQPAIFTILSSISIVLIYLSYLLVTVPMLRRRFLKKWPLKDDGSEAGFSLGKWGLPINILAVLWGGAMTLNLVWPRPEIYNSVPPFEWYLQWGGVIFVAAVVVGGTLLYRLRIRHNTGVLAEHAAAPAPSATAEPADPSPSEPGPSGSALSAARIS comes from the coding sequence ATGTCAGAACCCAGCAAAACAGGACCCAGCAAGAGCGATACGAGCGGAATGGACGAGTTTGGCTATGCCCAAACCCTCGACCGCAGCATCGGTAAGTTTGCCAGCTTCGCGGCCGGCGTCAGCTACATCTCCATCCTCACCGGCGTTTTTCAACTGTTCTACTTCGGCTTCTCCACGGCCGGCCCTGCGTATGCGTGGTCCTGGCCCATTGTCTTTGTCGGCCAGCTGATGGTCGCGCTGTGTTTTGCGGAACTCGCAGGACGCTACCCGGTGGCCGGTTCGGTCTACAACTGGGCCAAGAGACTCTCCACGGGAACGTGGGCATGGCTGGCGGGATGGCTGTTGCTGCTGTCCTCCATCATGGCCCTGGGCTCCGTGGCCCTGGCCCTCCAGATCACCCTGCCGCAGATTTGGAGCGGCTTCCAAATGGTTGGCGATGGAACTGGTCCATACGACTTCGCCGTCAACGGCGTCATCCTGGCCAGCATCATGATCGCCATCTCCACTCTCATCAACGCGTTCGGCGTGAAGCTCATGACCATGATCAACAGCGTGGGCGTGTTCGTGGAACTCGTTGCCGCCGTCCTGCTGATCGTCGCCCTCCTCTGGCACGCAGTGCGCGGACCGGAAGTCCTCCTGGACACTGCGGGCTTCGGCGAAGGACACCCGCTCGGCTTCTTCGGGGTCTTCCTTATCGCCGCCATGGCGTCCGGTTACGTCATGTACGGGTTCGACACCGCAAGCTCACTGGGGGAAGAAACCAAGGACCCCAAGCGCACAGCTCCCAAGGCGATCCTGCGTGCGGTGACAGCATCCTTCCTGCTGGGCGGCCTGCTCCTGCTGGGCGGAATCCTGGCGGCTCCGGACCTGTCCGATCCCAAAATCGGAGCTGCCGACGGCGGCCTCCAGTACATCGTGCTCTCCGTACTCGGCGGACCCTTCGGCAAGGCCTTCCTGGCCTGCATCGTGGTGGCCGTCGTCGTCTGCACCCTGGCCGTCCACGCGGCCGCCATCCGCATGATGTTTGCCATGGCGAGGGACAACAACCTTCCTTTCAGCCGCCAGCTCAGCAAAGTGCACCCCACCCGGAAAACCCCCACGGTGGCCGCAATCGTCATCGGCGTCGTCGCTGTCATTCCACTCATCGTCAACATCTCCCAGCCTGCAATCTTCACCATCCTCTCCAGCATCAGCATCGTGTTGATCTACCTCTCCTACCTGCTGGTCACGGTACCGATGCTGCGGCGCCGGTTCCTCAAGAAGTGGCCCCTGAAGGACGACGGCTCCGAAGCCGGATTCAGCCTTGGCAAGTGGGGCCTGCCCATCAACATCCTTGCGGTCCTCTGGGGCGGAGCCATGACACTGAACCTGGTGTGGCCACGGCCGGAGATCTACAACTCCGTCCCGCCGTTCGAGTGGTACCTGCAGTGGGGTGGCGTGATCTTTGTTGCCGCCGTCGTGGTGGGTGGCACGCTGCTCTACCGCCTGCGCATCAGGCACAACACAGGAGTGCTCGCCGAACACGCTGCAGCACCGGCTCCGTCCGCCACCGCGGAACCGGCCGACCCCAGCCCCTCGGAACCAGGGCCATCCGGTTCCGCCCTGTCTGCGGCCCGAATTTCCTAG
- a CDS encoding GMC family oxidoreductase, giving the protein MHFDNIEDLGERVFDYVVIGGGSAGAAVAARLSEDPDATVALVEAGPDDRNLPEILQLDRWMELLESGYDWDYPIEPQENGNSFMRHARAKVMGGCSSHNSCIAFWAPREDLDEWESKYGAAGWNADAAWPLYKRLETNEDAGPDAPHHGDSGPVHLMNVPPADPAGVALLDACEQSGIPRAKFNTGTTVVNGANFFQINRRADGTRSSSSVSYIHPIVDRPNFTLLTGLRARQLVFDADKRCTGVDVVDSAFGRTHRLSARHEVILSTGAIDSPKLLMLSGIGPAAHLAEHGIEALVDSPGVGENLQDHPEGVVQFEAKQPMVQSSTQWWEIGIFTPTEDGLDRPDLMMHYGSVPFDMNTLRHGYPTTENGFSLTPNVTHARSRGTVRLRSRDFRDKPMVDPRYFTDPEGHDMRVMVAGIRKAREIAAQPAMAEWTGRELSPGVEAQTDEELREYIRKTHNTVYHPVGTVRLGAYDDEMSPLDPELRVKGVTGLRVADASVMPEHVTVNPNITVMMIGERCADLIRASRTEETTTADADFSLSLA; this is encoded by the coding sequence ATGCACTTCGACAACATTGAGGACCTCGGCGAGCGCGTCTTCGACTACGTCGTCATCGGCGGCGGGTCAGCGGGCGCAGCTGTAGCCGCCCGGCTGAGCGAGGATCCGGACGCCACGGTCGCGCTCGTTGAAGCAGGCCCGGATGACCGCAACCTGCCCGAAATCCTGCAGTTGGACCGCTGGATGGAACTCCTGGAATCCGGCTACGACTGGGACTACCCGATCGAACCGCAGGAAAACGGCAACTCCTTCATGCGCCACGCCCGGGCAAAAGTCATGGGCGGCTGCTCCAGCCACAACTCCTGCATTGCCTTCTGGGCGCCCCGTGAGGACCTCGACGAGTGGGAATCAAAGTACGGTGCAGCAGGATGGAACGCCGATGCCGCCTGGCCGCTGTACAAGCGCCTTGAGACGAACGAGGACGCCGGACCGGACGCTCCTCACCACGGAGACTCGGGTCCCGTGCACCTCATGAACGTGCCCCCGGCCGACCCCGCCGGCGTCGCACTTCTGGACGCCTGCGAACAGTCGGGCATTCCGCGGGCGAAGTTCAACACCGGCACCACTGTGGTCAATGGCGCGAACTTCTTCCAGATCAACCGCCGCGCCGACGGAACCCGTTCCTCCAGCTCGGTGTCCTATATCCACCCCATCGTTGACCGCCCGAACTTCACGCTCCTGACGGGCCTGAGGGCCCGCCAACTGGTGTTCGACGCCGACAAGCGCTGCACCGGCGTCGACGTCGTCGATTCGGCGTTCGGCCGCACCCACCGCCTGTCCGCCCGCCACGAGGTCATCCTCTCCACGGGCGCCATCGATTCGCCGAAGCTGCTTATGCTTTCCGGCATCGGCCCGGCAGCGCACCTCGCGGAGCATGGCATCGAGGCACTTGTGGACTCCCCCGGCGTGGGTGAGAACCTGCAGGACCACCCTGAGGGTGTGGTGCAGTTCGAGGCGAAGCAGCCCATGGTCCAGTCCTCCACCCAGTGGTGGGAGATCGGCATCTTCACGCCCACCGAGGACGGACTGGACCGTCCGGACCTGATGATGCACTACGGTTCGGTTCCCTTCGACATGAACACGCTCCGGCACGGCTACCCCACCACCGAGAACGGCTTCAGTCTCACCCCGAATGTCACGCACGCACGCTCCCGCGGCACCGTGCGCCTGCGCAGCCGGGACTTCCGCGACAAGCCCATGGTGGACCCGCGCTACTTCACGGATCCGGAGGGCCACGACATGCGCGTCATGGTGGCAGGCATCCGCAAAGCCCGCGAGATCGCCGCGCAGCCAGCAATGGCCGAGTGGACGGGCCGCGAGCTCTCCCCCGGCGTCGAGGCTCAGACCGACGAGGAATTGCGGGAGTACATCCGCAAGACCCACAACACGGTCTACCACCCGGTGGGAACAGTCAGGTTGGGAGCTTACGACGACGAGATGTCGCCTTTGGATCCGGAGTTGCGGGTCAAGGGAGTCACCGGCCTGCGGGTCGCCGATGCGTCCGTCATGCCGGAGCATGTCACGGTCAACCCGAACATCACCGTCATGATGATTGGTGAGCGTTGCGCCGACCTCATCCGCGCCAGCCGTACGGAAGAAACCACGACGGCGGATGCGGACTTCAGCCTGTCGCTTGCCTGA
- a CDS encoding aldehyde dehydrogenase family protein, giving the protein MTQATFSDSAATLFINGSWEPSASGTVRHIHNPADGEVVATVSEAGPDDAERAIAAARAAFDSGVWSSVPAPERGAFLLKVAAGLRERREKFARAESLDTGKRIVESRIDIDDIAACFEYFGRLAGQQPGRVVDAGNPDVVSRIVYEPVGVCGLITPWNYPLLQAAWKIAPALAAGCSFVLKPAELTPSTAILAMQLLKDLGLPDGVANLLTGPGRKVGAPLTEHPDVDLVSFTGGLETGKSIAAAAAATVKKVALELGGKNPNVIFADADFDAAVDNALNGAFLHSGQVCSAGARLVVEESIAERFVDELVRRAEAIRLGGPFDEDAETGPLISAEHRAKVHEYVQRGIAEGARLRTGGSAPEGGKYDAGFYYQPTILDRVTRGMSVVTDEAFGPVVTVETFSTEDEAVAIANDTIYGLAGAVWTQDAGKAQRVAGRLRHGTIWINDYHPYLPQAEWGGFGASGVGRELGPTGLAEYQEAKHIYQNTNPQVTGWFADRGKEN; this is encoded by the coding sequence ATGACCCAAGCCACATTTTCCGACTCCGCTGCCACGCTTTTCATCAACGGCTCCTGGGAGCCATCCGCGTCCGGCACGGTCCGCCACATCCACAACCCCGCCGACGGCGAGGTGGTCGCCACTGTGTCCGAGGCCGGCCCCGACGACGCAGAACGCGCCATCGCCGCAGCCCGCGCAGCCTTCGATTCCGGCGTATGGTCCTCCGTGCCGGCACCTGAGCGCGGCGCATTCCTGCTCAAGGTTGCCGCCGGCCTGCGCGAACGCCGCGAGAAGTTCGCCCGCGCAGAATCCCTCGACACCGGCAAGCGCATCGTCGAAAGCCGGATCGACATCGACGACATCGCCGCCTGCTTCGAATACTTCGGCAGGCTCGCAGGCCAGCAACCGGGCCGCGTCGTCGACGCCGGAAACCCTGACGTCGTCAGCCGGATCGTCTACGAACCCGTAGGTGTTTGCGGGCTCATCACCCCGTGGAACTACCCGCTGCTGCAGGCAGCCTGGAAGATCGCCCCCGCACTGGCCGCAGGTTGCTCCTTCGTCCTCAAGCCGGCGGAACTCACGCCCTCGACGGCCATCCTCGCCATGCAGCTGCTGAAGGATCTGGGCCTCCCCGACGGCGTCGCGAACCTTCTGACCGGACCCGGCCGGAAGGTGGGCGCACCGCTCACGGAACATCCCGACGTCGACCTCGTCTCCTTCACCGGTGGCCTGGAAACCGGCAAGAGCATCGCCGCGGCCGCCGCCGCCACGGTCAAGAAGGTAGCGCTCGAACTGGGCGGCAAGAACCCCAACGTCATCTTCGCGGACGCCGACTTCGATGCCGCCGTCGACAACGCCCTCAACGGCGCCTTCCTCCACTCCGGCCAGGTCTGCTCGGCAGGCGCCCGCCTCGTGGTGGAGGAGTCCATCGCCGAGCGCTTCGTTGACGAGCTGGTCCGCCGCGCCGAAGCCATCCGCCTGGGCGGCCCCTTCGATGAAGACGCCGAGACCGGCCCGCTGATCTCCGCAGAGCACCGCGCCAAGGTCCACGAGTACGTCCAGCGCGGCATCGCCGAAGGCGCGCGGCTGCGGACCGGCGGTTCGGCACCTGAAGGCGGAAAGTACGACGCCGGCTTCTACTACCAGCCGACCATCCTGGACCGCGTCACCCGCGGGATGTCCGTGGTCACCGACGAGGCCTTCGGTCCGGTGGTGACGGTGGAAACGTTCAGCACCGAGGACGAAGCCGTGGCCATTGCGAACGACACCATCTACGGCCTGGCCGGAGCTGTCTGGACCCAGGACGCGGGCAAGGCACAGCGCGTGGCGGGCCGGCTCCGCCACGGCACCATCTGGATCAACGACTACCACCCCTACCTCCCGCAGGCGGAGTGGGGCGGGTTCGGCGCATCGGGAGTGGGCCGGGAGCTCGGCCCCACCGGACTGGCCGAGTACCAGGAAGCCAAGCACATCTACCAGAACACCAACCCCCAGGTCACTGGCTGGTTCGCTGACCGCGGCAAGGAGAACTAG
- a CDS encoding molybdopterin-dependent oxidoreductase: protein MAALAGVVSAGVVLAVAELIGAFFTARATPFFALGSTFIDFTPPWLKDFAIATFGTNDKAALFVGMGVTIAVLACVLGIVAYRKWALGVLGVLFMGAVIVACVLTRAGVGPLNAIPSILGTLAGLFVLRRLMVPLWGLKPWPEAPADQAADAGDHLGSARAGTVGTSRRRFFAAAGITAVAAGIAATGGRLLSSARNNVAQARDALRLPSPMKAAPPVPAGVQSPVPGVFPWLTPNSEFYRIDTALSVPEINVQDWELRVHGMVEQEVTMNFQDLLDAELIESHVTLTCVSNPVGGKLAGNAKWLGLPIREVLARAKPKEGADMVLSKSIDGFSASTPLEVLQDDRDAMLAIGMNGEPLPVEHGYPVRMVVPGLYGFVSATKWVVELEVTRFADAKAYWTERGWSERGPIKTMARVDVPKSFAKFPPGKVAVGGTAWAQTRGITKVEVQIDDGEWMEATLSDEASTITWRQWSFEWDATPGIHYVKARATDGTGEVQTEKRADPVPDGASGWPSVMVTVE, encoded by the coding sequence ATGGCTGCGCTGGCAGGAGTGGTGTCGGCAGGCGTCGTGCTCGCCGTCGCGGAGCTGATCGGCGCGTTCTTCACCGCCAGGGCAACGCCCTTTTTTGCGCTGGGATCGACGTTCATCGACTTCACGCCGCCGTGGCTGAAGGACTTTGCGATCGCGACGTTCGGTACCAACGACAAAGCTGCCCTGTTTGTCGGGATGGGCGTGACGATCGCCGTTCTTGCCTGCGTACTGGGCATCGTGGCCTACCGCAAATGGGCTTTGGGCGTGCTGGGGGTGCTCTTCATGGGGGCGGTGATTGTGGCCTGCGTCCTGACCCGTGCCGGCGTGGGACCCCTTAACGCCATCCCTTCCATTCTGGGAACCCTGGCCGGCTTGTTCGTACTGCGCCGCCTGATGGTTCCGTTGTGGGGGCTGAAGCCGTGGCCTGAGGCTCCCGCCGATCAAGCGGCCGACGCCGGCGACCACCTCGGGAGCGCCCGCGCCGGAACTGTTGGTACCAGCCGCCGTCGTTTTTTCGCTGCCGCCGGGATCACCGCCGTTGCTGCCGGAATCGCGGCAACCGGCGGGAGGCTGCTGAGTTCCGCGCGAAACAACGTGGCTCAGGCCAGGGATGCGCTCCGGCTGCCGTCACCTATGAAGGCCGCGCCGCCTGTGCCTGCAGGTGTTCAATCCCCGGTCCCGGGCGTCTTTCCCTGGCTGACGCCGAACAGCGAGTTCTACCGCATTGACACGGCCCTCAGCGTCCCCGAGATCAATGTCCAAGACTGGGAACTACGCGTGCACGGCATGGTTGAGCAGGAAGTCACCATGAACTTCCAGGATCTTCTCGACGCCGAGCTGATCGAGTCGCACGTGACCCTCACCTGCGTGTCCAACCCGGTGGGCGGAAAATTGGCGGGCAACGCCAAGTGGCTGGGCCTGCCCATCCGGGAAGTCCTTGCCAGGGCCAAGCCGAAGGAGGGGGCCGACATGGTGCTCTCCAAGTCCATCGACGGCTTCAGTGCCTCCACCCCTCTGGAGGTCCTGCAGGATGACCGGGACGCCATGTTGGCCATCGGCATGAACGGCGAGCCACTTCCGGTGGAGCACGGCTACCCGGTGCGGATGGTGGTCCCGGGGCTTTATGGGTTCGTCTCAGCTACCAAGTGGGTGGTGGAGCTGGAAGTCACCCGGTTCGCGGACGCAAAGGCCTACTGGACTGAACGCGGCTGGTCCGAACGCGGCCCCATCAAGACCATGGCGCGTGTGGATGTGCCGAAATCCTTCGCGAAGTTCCCTCCGGGGAAGGTTGCCGTCGGTGGCACCGCTTGGGCGCAAACGCGGGGCATCACCAAGGTGGAAGTCCAGATCGACGACGGCGAATGGATGGAAGCAACGCTCTCCGACGAAGCATCCACCATCACGTGGCGCCAGTGGTCATTTGAGTGGGACGCCACGCCCGGCATCCACTACGTCAAGGCCAGGGCCACTGATGGCACCGGCGAAGTCCAAACGGAAAAGCGGGCCGATCCGGTGCCGGATGGTGCCTCGGGCTGGCCGTCGGTGATGGTGACGGTGGAGTAA
- a CDS encoding TetR/AcrR family transcriptional regulator, with product MGTSTAKTGEQADRQTRILEAALELLSRHGISGINMRAVAREAGVALGLVNYYYEDKPSLIRAVLHQIEEHDLLLVEPSPSMGPDERLRESLRRVADPGLLTTPYLSLRLHLWALAQANEEFAEINAAAFDRYLQGLAALIGNAVPGLSPEECKDRAADVVVVQNGMWLTTLLGIDKAAIERGIARTEQIAFGQTPEI from the coding sequence ATGGGTACAAGCACCGCTAAAACCGGCGAACAGGCTGACAGGCAAACACGCATTCTCGAAGCGGCCCTGGAACTTCTGTCCCGCCACGGAATCTCGGGCATCAATATGCGTGCAGTGGCCCGTGAAGCCGGCGTTGCACTGGGGCTCGTGAACTACTACTACGAAGACAAACCCAGCCTGATCCGCGCGGTGCTGCACCAAATCGAAGAGCATGACCTCCTGCTGGTGGAGCCGTCCCCCTCCATGGGTCCCGACGAACGACTCCGGGAATCCCTGCGGCGCGTCGCCGACCCCGGCCTCCTGACCACCCCGTACCTCTCCCTTCGCCTCCATTTGTGGGCCCTGGCTCAGGCAAATGAGGAATTCGCAGAAATCAATGCCGCAGCCTTTGACCGGTACCTTCAGGGACTCGCGGCGCTGATCGGGAATGCCGTCCCTGGGCTCTCGCCCGAAGAGTGCAAGGATCGGGCGGCCGACGTCGTGGTGGTGCAAAACGGCATGTGGCTCACCACCCTGCTGGGCATCGACAAGGCAGCCATCGAGAGGGGTATCGCCCGTACGGAACAGATTGCGTTTGGCCAGACACCGGAGATCTGA
- a CDS encoding MerR family transcriptional regulator produces MDWSIQEIARIAGTTSRTLRHYDDIGLLKPSRTGHNGYRYYDGPALVQLQRILLLRELGLGLPAIGEVLHRETDTVKALKSHLEWLAHEQDRLARQIASVRQTIDTMQGDGKYMAQDMFDGFDHTQYKDEVEERWGKDAYAAGDSWWRGMSAEEKQQWKERVQKLGADWTAAAESGAAPDSAEAQDLAKRHVEWLRGIPGTPTAAPGGDVKGYVTGLGDMYVADPRFAANYGGESGATFVRDALRIYAEGNL; encoded by the coding sequence ATGGACTGGTCAATCCAGGAAATCGCAAGGATCGCGGGAACCACCAGCCGCACACTGCGTCACTACGACGACATTGGGCTGCTCAAACCGAGCCGGACCGGCCACAACGGCTATCGCTACTATGACGGTCCGGCTTTGGTTCAGCTCCAGCGCATCCTCCTGCTCCGCGAACTGGGGCTCGGCCTCCCGGCCATTGGCGAGGTGCTCCACCGCGAGACCGACACCGTCAAAGCCCTGAAAAGCCACTTGGAGTGGCTTGCGCATGAACAGGACCGGCTGGCCCGGCAAATCGCCTCTGTTCGGCAAACAATCGACACAATGCAAGGGGATGGAAAGTACATGGCACAGGACATGTTCGATGGCTTCGACCATACGCAGTACAAGGACGAGGTCGAGGAGCGCTGGGGCAAGGACGCCTACGCCGCCGGCGACTCCTGGTGGCGCGGCATGAGCGCCGAAGAAAAGCAGCAATGGAAGGAACGCGTCCAGAAGCTGGGCGCCGACTGGACCGCGGCCGCAGAATCCGGCGCCGCCCCTGACAGCGCCGAGGCGCAGGACCTCGCGAAACGTCACGTCGAGTGGCTCCGCGGCATCCCGGGAACGCCGACGGCGGCACCTGGCGGGGACGTCAAAGGTTACGTCACGGGACTCGGCGACATGTACGTGGCGGACCCGCGCTTCGCCGCGAATTACGGCGGGGAATCAGGGGCCACCTTTGTGCGCGACGCCCTAAGGATCTACGCGGAAGGAAACCTCTAG
- a CDS encoding PadR family transcriptional regulator has protein sequence MKGIHNHEEHPFPEHSEGPHAHGRFNRGKGRRGPGGHGGFGPGRGPGFGPGFGPGGFGPGGFGPRGFGPGGPRRNRGDVRAAILSLLAEAPSNGYGLIKTIAEKTSGAWRPSPGSVYPTLQQLVDEELITAVGEGRRTEFTLTDDGRTYVAEHEEELANAWNTEADGNMQEFHQSIGKLMGVIHQFRGAATDEQRRAAIEKLDETRRALYLILAD, from the coding sequence ATGAAAGGCATCCACAATCACGAAGAACACCCCTTCCCGGAACACAGCGAAGGACCCCACGCTCACGGCCGCTTCAACCGAGGCAAAGGCCGGCGTGGTCCCGGCGGACACGGCGGATTCGGACCGGGCCGCGGCCCAGGCTTCGGCCCGGGATTCGGCCCCGGCGGCTTTGGCCCTGGCGGATTCGGTCCCCGCGGCTTCGGCCCCGGCGGTCCGCGCCGCAACCGCGGCGATGTCCGCGCGGCGATCCTCTCGCTGCTCGCCGAAGCTCCATCAAACGGCTATGGACTGATCAAGACCATCGCGGAGAAGACCTCCGGCGCATGGCGGCCCAGCCCCGGATCCGTTTACCCCACCCTGCAGCAGCTGGTTGACGAAGAACTCATCACAGCCGTGGGAGAAGGACGTCGCACGGAATTCACACTGACCGACGACGGCCGCACCTACGTGGCTGAGCATGAAGAGGAACTCGCCAACGCCTGGAACACCGAGGCTGACGGAAACATGCAGGAATTCCACCAAAGCATCGGCAAGCTGATGGGCGTGATCCACCAGTTCCGTGGCGCGGCAACCGACGAACAACGCCGGGCCGCCATCGAGAAGCTCGACGAGACACGCCGCGCGCTCTACCTGATCCTGGCCGACTAA
- the nadE gene encoding ammonia-dependent NAD(+) synthetase, whose amino-acid sequence MRELQAKIIEEMGVQPRIDPAEEIRKRVAFLKDYLKATGTKGFVLGISGGLDSTLAGRLAQLAVEELEADGVDANFVAVRLPYGVQHDEEDAQAALDFIRAKTEWTFNISRAVDGFEDEFLKTTGAEISDFHKGNTKARARMIAQYALAGEHNYLVIGTDHGAESVTGFFTKYGDGGADILPLFGLDKRQNRQVLAKLGAPERLWKKVPTADLLDDKPGRTDEDELGITYDQIDDYLEGREVPEGVAETIEQKFLRTRHKRTVPVTIFDTWWK is encoded by the coding sequence ATGCGCGAACTCCAAGCCAAGATCATTGAGGAAATGGGCGTCCAGCCCCGGATCGATCCTGCGGAGGAGATCCGCAAGCGGGTGGCCTTCCTGAAGGATTACTTGAAGGCGACAGGGACCAAAGGCTTCGTGCTGGGCATCTCGGGCGGTCTTGACTCCACGCTCGCGGGCCGACTGGCGCAGTTGGCGGTTGAGGAACTGGAGGCCGACGGCGTGGACGCCAACTTCGTGGCGGTCCGCCTCCCCTACGGCGTCCAGCACGACGAAGAGGACGCCCAGGCAGCCCTGGACTTCATCCGGGCCAAGACCGAATGGACCTTCAACATCTCCCGCGCCGTCGACGGCTTCGAAGACGAGTTCCTCAAGACCACCGGCGCCGAAATTTCAGACTTCCACAAGGGCAACACCAAGGCCCGCGCCCGCATGATCGCGCAGTACGCCCTGGCCGGGGAACACAACTACCTGGTGATCGGCACCGACCACGGCGCCGAGTCCGTCACCGGCTTCTTCACGAAATACGGCGACGGCGGTGCGGACATCCTCCCGCTGTTCGGCCTCGACAAGCGCCAAAACCGGCAAGTCCTGGCAAAGCTGGGCGCGCCCGAGCGCCTGTGGAAGAAGGTTCCGACAGCCGACCTCCTGGACGACAAGCCCGGCCGCACCGACGAAGACGAACTCGGCATCACCTACGACCAGATCGACGACTACCTTGAGGGCCGCGAGGTACCCGAAGGAGTCGCCGAGACCATCGAACAGAAGTTCCTGCGCACCCGCCACAAGCGCACGGTCCCGGTCACGATCTTCGATACGTGGTGGAAGTAG